A single window of Nicotiana sylvestris chromosome 3, ASM39365v2, whole genome shotgun sequence DNA harbors:
- the LOC138888619 gene encoding uncharacterized protein: MDIARIQAYAQGLEDLKRQQRANREHDRGQQKRARFAGNTGEFRGGFRPQFPRHQSYPAASAPPQFQGQRQDRTTYSGPSQSLRTPGPQFRGEFSQMRPQFPRCDRCGRNHFGPCRQGSDACYTCGQSGHIMRHCPMIGGGGMAQPTASTGASSSSVRPPRQSMQTSAGRGRGRFGASGSGGQQNRIYALSSRQDLESSPDMVTGILSIFSIDMYALIDPGSTLSYISPFVASKWDREPKLLHKSFEVSTPMGESVVVRRVYRSCDVKLHDRHTLADLHELEMVDFDIIIGMDWLASCYANVDCWTKIVRFNFPSEPIIEWKGDVVAPKGKFISYLKAQRMILKGHIYHLVRVHDMEVKSPTLQSVPVMNEFPDVFPDELPGLPPEREIDFAIDMLPDTQPISIPPYRMAPVELKELKAQLKDLLNKGFIRPSTSP; encoded by the coding sequence ATGGATATTGCCCGTATTCAAGCATATGCACAGGGTCTAGAGGATCTCAAGAGGCAACAACGAGCCAATCGAGAGCATGATAGAGGGCAGCAGAAGAGGGCGCGGTTCGCAGGTAACACAGGAGAGTTTCGAGGTGGATTTAGGCCACAGTTTCCCCGGCATCAGTCTTATCCGGCAGCCAGTGCACCACCACAGTTTCAGGGACAGCGACAGGATCGGACCACTTATTCTGGTCCAAGTCAGAGTTTACGGACCCCAGGTCCACAGTTTAGAGGCGAGTTCAGTCAGATGAGGCCTCAGTTTCCTAGATGTGATCGATGTGGCCGAAATCATTTTGGACCATGTCGCCagggttctgatgcatgttataCATGTGGACAGTCAGGTCATATTATGAGACATTGTCCGATGATAGGTGGAgggggtatggctcagccgacggCATCTACAGGGGCTTCTTCTTCCTCGGTACGTCCTCCTAGACAGAGTATGCAGACATCAGCTGGCAGGGGTAGGGGAAGATTTGGAGCTTCTGGTTCAGGAGGTCAGCAGAATCGCATATATGCTTTATCGAGTCGTCAGGATTTAGAGTCATCTCCGGACATGGTTACAGGTATACTATCCATATTTTCTATCGATATGTATGCCTTGATAGATCCTGGTTCTACATTGTCGTATATCTCCCCCTTCGTTGCTAGTAAATGGGATAGAGAGCCTAAATTATTGCACAAGTCCTTTGAGGTATCTACGCCAATGGGTGAGTCTGTTGTAGTTAGACGGGTATATCGAAGTTGTGATGTGAAGCTTCATGACCGCCATACGTTAGCTGATTTACATGagctagaaatggttgattttgatatcattataggtatggattggttggcttcttgttatgCCAATGTAGATTGCTGGACAAAGATTGTTCGTTTTAATTTTCCAAGTGAGCCTATTATTGAATGGAAAGGTGATGTTGTAGCACCTAAGGGAAAGTTTATATCTTACCTTAAAGCTCAAAGGATGATTTTGAAAGGTCATATCTATCATTTGGTACGAGTGCATGATATGGAGGTGAAATCTCCAACTCTTCAATCGGTTCCCGTCATGAATGaatttcctgatgtatttcctgatgaACTTCCTGGTCTTCCTCCAGAAAGAGAAATCGACTTTGCTATTGATATGCTTCCAGatactcaaccaatatctattcctccatacagaatggctcctgttgagttaaaagaattgaaagcCCAGTTGAAAGATCTTCTGAATAAGGGCTTTATCAGGCCCAGCACATCTCCctag